From the Echeneis naucrates chromosome 7, fEcheNa1.1, whole genome shotgun sequence genome, the window tgaGCAGATCCTGCCCTGATTTTCCTACTCTGTCAGTTTAGTGctcatcatccagactgtaTTTATACTGTGCTGCGGTCAACACCGATCACAACAAGCCCCCTCAGTCTTACTTCATTAGGCCAGTTTGGGTTGTGTAAATGTCATTAAACAGtgcagtgaagcagcagctgaacacCGAGCGTGCCGGAGCCCACGGAGGATGCATGTTATTAGTAAGCTCCAACTCCACAGTGACCCCCGTTATGGAATGTATacagacatgcacaaaaatcaacataaatataGATGCATAAATGCCCAGACTGCATGCCGGAAATTGATCTCAACTGCAAAACATAATGTAATCTGCGGATTGCAGATTTAGTGTGAATAATGGAATGCTAAATTcttggttgccatggaaacagaagagcaagaaatagataaataaagaaatcaagTTGCCTAGCAATGTGTATAGTCCCGCGCAGCAGGCCTACATGAAAATACCATGATCGACTTTGCTGACGTGGAGcagcagtgttttatttaagaTTACAggatattataaatatttgatGTCCTTGGCGACAGTCAGGGTGGGGCTCTCTCAATGGCCGCTTGACTAGGGACCAAGAGTAAGAGACTAAGATTCTAAGGAACTCCAACAGCTTAATTTTATGACTGACAGCTGTAGACAAGCACCGAGGCTCCGatccctcagcagcagctgctgcgaCGCCCTTACTCGTGTTCACGCGAGAACTGTCACATGAAAAAAGGGGAAACCGTGCAACAACTGATCTCTTGCAGCTGCCGATGGTTTCCTCTATTCAAGGAACGCTGAGGCTGCTGTCCGTCCATCTGTCGGATAGTCTGGCACAGCGCAGGAAGTTTGACCAAACTGACCAATCGCAAATCTCCTGATTGTTCCTCCTGCCTTCACATGTTTTTATCATACAGTGAACGCATACCTTCACTCAACAAACACTGCGACTAGTGGTTCTCAAAAGTGGGTATGTGTACCCCTGGTGGTACTTGGGGGCACTCCAGAGGATAcgtgagatttaaaaaaataaataaataaattaaaaaaaaatgttaaaatagcaatcaattcaaaagccCCTAAAAATGGTTTCGCGTTTTTTAGCTGAGTTCCCCCTAACAGTGAGCGGGTACTTCACTGAACCTCTGCTGtagactacacacacacatacacacacacacacacacacacacctacaatCAACAGTGTTGACTTGCCAATCAGTGTGCATTCGCTATGTGGGAATGAAGAGATGGGGGCGTCTGAGATGATGAGTTTAAAAATACCCTGAAGCAGTGAAGGAGAACTGGGGATTTCTGTGTCCAGGTTGGTGGCAAAGTCATCTAAAAATAGCAAAGAACGCTAAGGACATTACAACAGTAGAGAGCAGAGTCAAGCTGGAGAGGTTAATTAAGAGTTATTTGTAATAGCCCTCAGCAGCAATTCCTCATCTCACTGAAGCAGTGCCACTGAGTTATTCAGCTCTACTGACTAATATTATATAATGTAATATTCTGTACTTACAACCCGAACCAACAGTGACTGACACACCCTATCGCACATACACAAGGTTTACATTTGCTCTTAAATCAACAATAGCCAATATGGATCATGTGACTGAATATGGTTGGATGTGTAAATAGGCTCCTCTCTGATAACATTTCATGTTATCAGAGTTACGTGTTATGTTGAGAGGTGGTTATACTGGTGTTGTGCACACCACTTGTTTTTGCTGCCTCCAgctggtggaaaaaaagaaacctggTGCTGTAAAACTAAAAGCAGCAACGTTATTTTCTAAAATGGGCCTGTTTTGGAATGATTACAACTCACATTGCCTAGTTAAGTGGCGGATACCTTGAGATGATGTTAGAATCCGTCCTCTTTCTTCCCTCCGTCTCAACAGGTATTGGGTACGCCTCTATCGTGATTGTATCTCTACTCAACATCTACTACATCGTGATCTTGGCGTGGGGGCTGTACTACCTGTTTCAGTGCTTTCAGCCGGAGCTGCCCTGGGCAAAATGCAAGCAGCCGTGGAACACGGAGCACTGTGTGGAGGACACAGTCCGCAAGAACAAGACCCTCTGGCTGGCAGCCAATGTTACCAACTTTACCTCCCCTGTCACCGAGTTCTGGGAGTGAGTTAGATtaatgcacgcacgcacgcaagtgcacacacatgcacaagtgGTTACACTAAGGTAACCGTGCCTGTTCAGCTTGCTTCCATGTGTTTGTAGGGGGAGCTCTTGCAGGAGACAGTTCACTTAAGTTGCgttttaaaagaaattacagTTTTCCATCCCCATTTACTTTGTGACATATTTAAAATTTGATGACAATTCTTCACAAGAAATGATACCAAAATAGAAGTGTTAATGCAGCATCAGATGCTTTAAGGCTCAGGCTTAGAAATGTCCTCAGCGTTAGACTGTGCTGTATTCAAACTGTAGGCATGCAAGACCAGTAGACCAGCGCCTGAGATTTCCACTTTTACTGCCCCCTGAGCTAAATTCTCGTGTCATGGTCCGTGGTTGTCCCCTGACCCATTTCCCGAGGTGTCTTTACAAAACATGAAAGATAAATAAGTTCCAGAATATGCCACCATTGCCACTGCCTAATCTTTGCCTCTATATCCCCTGCAGGCACAATGTCCTGAGCATTTCCTCTGGGATTGAAGACATAGGGCCCCTGAAGTGGGACCTGGCCCTGTGTCTCCTAGCAGTGTGGGTTATCTGCTTCTTCTGCATCTGGAAAGGAGTCAAGTCCACTGGGAAAGTGAGTGCTGAGGCGTATACACATCCTGTACTTATTGTGTTGCCTGGATGCAGTTTGGACTTTAATCTTTACCTTGACGATTTAGTGACAAAACACTGTTGCTCAGAGAAAACCCTCAGGCCTGGAAACAAggttgatttatttgatttagaCACAGGCCTCTGTGCTCTCCTGAAAGCTACTTCTTGGCCAGACTTTCTGTCGGCTGTAAACAGTTGACTGCCACTCCTTaaactctctctccctctctccagaGCACAGAAACTTGGCCTTAGCTAGCAGGAAGGACTGTGTGAGGAAAATGATTAACCCTAATAGGAACTATTTGTGTGATTGGTTGCATATTTAACACAGGCTTCATTGCTGTAACAAGTGTACTTTCCAAGGCTGATCACACATAATGTTTAACCCGATAGCAGTTCAGAAAATGATGGGTAACCGCTTCAAGCTTTACTCTTGCTACTGTGCGTATACTGGTCACAGATCAGGGCAATGCTTCATTTGTCCAGGAATCGGGAACATATGAATAAACGCTGATGGAAGTAGTGTTTTTTCCATTGTATCTCAAAGTGAAAGAGCCATAATTTTACGCTATTGTTAATTGTTTTGGCCAATAATTCCTTTGTTCTGTCAAGGTGGTGTACATAACAGCCACTTTTCCCTTTGTGATGCTGATTGTGCTGTTGGTTCGCGGAGTTACCCTGCCGGGGGCAGCTGAAGGGATCAAATTCTACCTTTATCCCAACCTGACCCGCTTACAGGATCCAGAGGTACTATCAAAAAttcatccacacagacacacaacccacTCCTAAAGCTGTTCGCTTAGTTCAGCAAAAAGATTGAAAACATATCTCGGCACTGTCACTGAAAATTAGCGCTCTCTCTTCAGGTATGGATTGATGCCGGAACTCAGATTTTCTTCTCCTATGCCATTTGCCTGGGAGCCATGACATCACTGGGGAGctacaacaaatacaaatacaactgCTACAGGTGAGGTGCTCTTccgctggggggggggggagtgggaCTGTGGTAGTGACAGCAACTCACGTCAGAGACGGTTGcgtgaaaaaagaaagaaaaaaaaaaaagaaaagaaatgggaACTTCGGTTCCGCCTGTGTTCATTAACAACCTCCCTGACATATGTGTGACATAGGGACTGTTTGCTGCTGGGAGGCCTCAACAGCGGTACCAGTTTTGTGTCTGGCTTCGCAATATTTTCCGTCCTGGGATTCATGGCACAAGAACAAGGGGTGGACATTGCCGATGTGGCAGAGTCAGGTACGAGGGTCCAAGGTGATGGCAGCAGTGATGGTGGGCGCTgttgccaaaagaaaaaaaaaaaaaaaagaaaagaaaaggcaattGGAAAGATAACAGCGAAATTTAAATGCTAGGAAAAAAGTATTAAGTCTCGGAAACGATGATGCTGAAATGTAGAGGTATCGGCAATTGCACACTCCTTGAATAAAAGCATCAAAGAAACAGAATTGTAACTTCCGTGTGAAATCCAGTCAGTTCCACCTTTTTGAGGATGGATTACATTGCATTGGAGATGTAATCTGAAGTGCTGTGTGTTCTAACTATACAATGAAGTCCGGTGTCGCAGAGCTCCTGTACTGGACCATCGTCATTACTGCAGGGGCTCAAAGGCACCAGGTGTTTCTATGTGCCGCATTTGACCTGCTCATGCAATTTATAAGTGGAACATCCTTTTTGACCATGATAGATTTGAAAGAGGATTGGCACCCTTCTCTAGGTACTCTACTGCATGTGCACTGGCACCTCCAAGTGATATTTCTACACTGCACTGTAAGCCTAGTTCTTTTAACAAGCTGTGGATCTCCTGAGCGAGGTGGACGTCACCGGTTCTGTTTCTGCCCTCCTTTATACTCTATGTTTGACTTTGAAGGAGATGCATCTTCTTTCAGCATGCTCGCTCTGTTCAGTTATAATGAAACTGCTGTCTTTTGAGACTGCAACTTGAAAATAATCATGTTACCCCAAGCTACATTTGCATGACAATGATAGTACTTCTATGATGggacacagacacgcactgaATGTACAGACATATTTCAtcacatttgaaaacataaaagcaaaattaataaatctgaacatatatatatatatatatttccccTACAATTCTTCAATTGAGGCTCTAGTTTATATGAGCGTGTCTCGTGCTGTCATTGTATCCTGCTGAACTGGGTCAAGGCTTTGTTTAGATTTGAGTccattagattagattagagtCCACTAAATTCTTATTGCACAGAGATAGGACCAGTTCaacaacacacagtcacaagATAGTGATAACAGACAGTCATCATGACCACAGAAGTCCAGTGAGAGACCCTCCATGCACACAATGAAGCATAGACCATTAAGGTAACAAGGGATGCAATATACACAAAACAATACACCAAGTGTGACGCAGCTCTAAACAGAACGTGATTGTGTTGTAATGATATGAACTGTGAGCAGATCTGAGATATGTACAGTTGAATGTGGTTCTTGATATTTGTCCTGCAAGTGAACGCACATGTAACTGTAAGAAAACCTTCTAACCACAGAATCAACACTTCAGTCCAGTTAAATTTATCACATCTTTTAACTGTCTGCCAAACTAGATCATATTTCCTGTAAACTGTTGGCAGCATCAGGCCCTCCCGAGCCTTCCTAGCTCAGTCCTTACATGATGTTTTTTCCCCCGATCCGCTTACAGTGTATCGTCCAAGCTGAAATCAATTAGAAATGTTAATTCTGTCCTCTGCCCCCTTTTCCCCATCCCTactctgttttccttccagGTCCTGGCTTGGCCTTCATTGCCTACCCTAAAGCTGTGTCCATGATGCCAATGCCAACTCTCTGGGCCATTCTCTTCTTTAtcatgctgctgcttctgggCCTCGACAGCCAGGTCAGTGCTCTCATACAGAATAGCCGCTTGGTGTAGCGCCCATGAATTTCACCCAGCCACCTCCCAGGTCCCTCGGAGTTAGTTGGCCCCGCCACCTTTGAATTGTAACACGCATTTAGTGTCTTCTCCAATCCATATCTCATATCCCCAAGCTATCAGATAACTGGTAACTGACAAGAAATGCAGCCTGTTCCCACAATGGCATTTTACTACTACACTTGTGAGGATTATAGGCGCTTTAATGCTCAGCAATGCTTCAAATTAAAGGTTTAAATGTTGTTAAGACATTTGCCAAGCAAAGCTATTATAAAAGCTGGCAAACTATTATTTAACTTCAATAGCAGCACAATATTTCACAAAGACAAGATCATTTAAGttggtaaaacaaaaatatgacacTTATTCATACAAAAGTATCATATTTCCTGCCTCCAAGTGTATTTTTACTCTTAGCTCACTGGCTAACTGCACATGATTGGCAATTAGTTTCAGCAAACATGGTTCTTTAAATATGTGTACAAGCAAAAAGTTGTGCCAGTGCGTGGCCATTTGGAAATTGTTGCCAGTGACAGTGGTTGTGCGTGTGGGCAGTTGTGTGGGTGCATTTTATGACCATAAGTCCTGAATTTGTAGTCCTGAATGTTATATACTGTCAACCTCGCTCACACACATGCCACAGTTATGTAAGGAGTTTTTGTTTGGTCTCTATACAACAAAGGAGACAAACGGCCTTGGTGCATAAAGACAATTTAGTAAATGTCATTTGATAGAGGATGACATTTTTATAACTTACAGTTAACAGTAATTTTTCATAATCAGCCTGTTATGACATTATGTAGTTTACGTGGTGTAACAGTGAGGAGACACAAGGGAGAGAATGTGAGgcacagacagggagacagagacggTGATTTCAtagttgttttgttgctgttgtgtcttGGTAGCAACAAACTAATGTTGCAGAGAAGCTTTGTTTAAATTCTCATTATTGCCCAACAAAGACAGCTCTCATTCTCTAATCACTGGTTTGCagaagggaggggagaggagcgtacacacacacaggaagagactCTGATTGTGTCTGCGAACTAAAAAGTTGCTCTTGTCCCCGCAGTTTGTTGAAGTGGAAGGACAGATCACCTCCATCGTAGATCTGTATCCGTCTCTCCTCAGGAAGGGTTACCGGCGAGAAATCTTTATCGCTTTCATGTGTTTCATGAGCTATATCCTGGGACTCGCCATGGTAACGAAAGTAAGTTCACCAGCAGCCGCACTCCTCCAGCCTCTGTGCTCTGAGTTCTGCTGCTCAACGTGTTTAGAAAAGTAAAAGAGACTCGGTGTATTTGGATTGACAGCATAGATAACACCGCAGACTTTCCTCTTGCCTCTCGGCTGCTGCATTGTTACACCCAAATATGGCTTCCTACCACATTCACCACTCGCATCCTGTGTGTCTGAATGGGAACGAACTGGAATGCTGTTTTCCGTTTAGCAGTTAACTGTGCTTCAATGACGTCTCAGCACCTGTTCAACTCTCCCTCTATTGGTAGAGAGCCAGCATTCTTGTGTACTGCATTCAACACCCCAACTCTGCCCTAACGCCCCTTTCTATCTTCTATGACTTTCCttctttccacacacacacacacacacacacacacacacacacacacacacacacacacacactaaagagATTAATAGaattaatttagttttctgtcttttcgTTTTCCAGGGTGGCATGTATGTGTTCCAACTCTTTGACTACTATGCAGCCAGTGGTGTGTGCCTTTTGTGGGTTGCATTCTTTGAATGCATTGCTGTAGCCTGGGTTTATGGTAAGTGGAAACAACTCAGCGTGATAGGTTTCTGTAGTGTCGTTTTCCCAAAGTAATGATCCTTTAGAGTCGAAAAAAGCACAATGATCTCTATGGCGATTAAACAAACGTGTCCTTGTGGTGCTTTTCACATAAGTACTAAATAACTTTAACTGCATACAGGGGTGAGGGGAGGAGGTTGGAGTCGTTTACTGGGTTGTGATTGGCTTGTCCTGGTTTCCGGACACCAAATTGCACCCTGCAATCATTAATGAAGGAAGAATATTCAGCTTAATGTGTGCGTCGTGATGCATACATGACATTAtgtgtaaaaagaaacaaaagacaaaagatatTTCTTGAAACGTTTCTCGAGTATTCTTATATTTCTAGTGAAACTGGGGCTCTGAAAACTATTAAAATCAACAACATGAGATGGGAAAACCACTCAGGTTGAAGTGCTCATTGCCCACAGACATTCACAGtctattttcaaaatgtagttTTAAGAGGTTACAGACTCAATGTCCAAATGACATTGAGTCTGTAACCTGTAACTTCTGCTCATTAGTTTacattagtttatttttactttattattaagCAGCAAATGAACCACAGGTAGCCTTACAAGCCAGTTTTGATCGGTGGTCTTTATCGTATGTTGAAAGAAACCAAAATGGCGTAGCATAAAGAAAGGATCATAAACAGGGACTTAACAATACTAcagtcagaccagttctgtTTATGGCAGACAGCAGCAATAAAGGCAAttcaaggcaagtttatttatatagcaccattTAGACTCAAGGCAATCCAAAGTACTCTAAAGGGCTCATAAACTTGCTAATTTCCAGCGCTAGATTCGAAGGTGATTTTTACAATAGTACCACGTGTACTGAAGAGACTGATAACAACTTATCTTAGTAAACATACCACACATAAAAGTCCGCTTGtaactctttcttttctctgtgttttgcaGGTGTTGATAATTTCTATGATGGAATTGAGGATATGATTGGCTACAGACCAAACCCATGGATGAAATGGAGCTGGACCATAATCACTCCTGTCCTCTGCATGGTGAGAGATCCAAGATAACTGTCGCTAAATACATGTCACAAATGCTGATATTTGAACTTTCAAGGTCATCGGAAGGCATACAACTCGTACTAAAAGAAGCATGTGATTGTTTTTCCTAGGGCTGCTTTGTCTTCTCCCTGGTGAAATACAAGCCCTTGACCTATAACAAGGTGTATGAGTATCCTGACTGGGCCATCGGACTGGGCTGGTGTTTGGCCCTTACCTCCATGATATGCATCCCAATGGTGATGGTCATCAAGATCCTACAGTCTGAGGGACCCCTGATTGAGGTGAGCTGACACTTGGTAGTTTGGGAAGTATGCTTAAgctatttatttctttgcaggGAATACGATAAGATAAATAATACTTATTTGATATgccatttacatttacataggCCAGAGCCCTAAAATCTCAAATCTATCTACCTTCCTATTCTACCTTAGCTTAGGGAAAAACACCAAGTCAGGCTCTGTTGCAACATGAAATAAATCGGTTACTATAACCTTTAAAGTTTCACCATAAGGACTCCATTCGGTGACAAATTGTAATTATTAGCTGcaaaaactaaatcaatttTCAAGGTTTGCCAGTCGTGTTCAGCCAGCACTTAAATCTCGCAGCCCCCTCGGTCACATCAACTTGACGTAACTATGGGATCGCTAGTTGATGGCTAGCTAAGCTTTTTATGCTTCGCAGCACTGAGACATGCGCTCCGTTTGACTTTCCTCCTGAAGAAATAAGTGTCCCCCATTGTTTCCCGCCAGCTTCCAGTCATCATGCTATAGTAGGATAATCTGCTGGTACAGCAGCTAAAACCTggcttgttgtttttaatgctaAGATAGACTAACCTGCTGGAGATGGGATGCAGCGAACTCAATCATgcatcacacacaaaacaaatgctgaaatCCGAtgtgatttttggttttaaaccAGTTCTGGCTTAAGCAGTTACTAATGAGCATCATTTGATCTCCGTCCCTCAGAGGATTAAAGCAGTGGCAGCCCCGGCGAAGTCTGGTGTGAGCTCTCGCCCGAAAGAGTACAACCTGAAGGGCAGCGAGCTGACACAACCCCTGGACCCAAATGGGAACAATGGCTTGATCAAGCCAACCCACACCATTGTAGAAACAATGATGTGAGTGCTCTCTGTGAGAGGAATAAGATTGATGTGCTCTTTGTGTTATTATCATATTTGCTAACTTTGATAATGGTAGGTTTACATTGTTCAATATATCCACATTAGAGATATTTTGGTTTGATGTCTATGAAGAGAGTTATATattactgtaattttttttcctgtaatttttattttttattttttactctatCGATATTGTCGATGTTACaattgttgttgctgtagttGGCACTGATCTTAGTTTAGGCAGTATTTTAAGATAGAAAACATTCAATGTTTACTACCCTTCTGTTGATTCCTTGAGAGATgaggaattttctttttttttgatccttttttttttttttttttttttttgtaatagaAGAAAAGATTAAATTCTCGCTTCTCATAAATTCTAAACAAGTCAATAACCATAGAAAAGGTAGGAAACATCTTAACACCCCCACCTGATTGTGGCAGTCTCACTGCCCAAGTTAACCTCTAATCTATTGCTGTCATTGTTTATCCTGCAGTCAAAATGAATGTACCTCCGCTAGCAGCAGAAGCAAGCCACCCACATCCctgaatatatataaatagcATATTCAGTAGTAAAATACAATGTACAAAGTTCAATTAGCTTGACATCCTTTAAGTTACATGGGCAACAAGGCCTTGGCCAAATACAGTGAGAAATGCATTCACAATTCACCTCAAAAACAACTGAGGTGAAAACAATacagaaaggaagaaggaaggaagaagtgGAAAGTGGCATTTTTATTTGAGTATTTGTACGCTGCCTGTGTGACTACCATAGTCAGTCCCAGTGCATTTATTGAAACCTCTCTTTGCACTTTATATGTCAGTTCACCTTTATTGTAgtgtttgttgttattgttgcagGGTATTGCAGTTACATTCGCAACGCATTTCAGGAGGAAATATTTTTAGCTTCTAACTTTTTGATATTGTAAACTTTGATATGCGTTACCTAGTTGTCTAAAACAGTGGCTAAAACAGTGAAGATTAGAAATTTGATGTCAAACATTCATATTCATAATAGTAGTAGGAAATGCGAGAACATTATTGAACGTaaaaacatgacttttttttcGACACACTCGGACAGCCCTCTCCATTGTGCTCATTTAAGTAGCAGAAATACCGATGGACTGTAGTTTCTAATGTTCACTTTAGACGTTTGTACGTAAAATTTGAATTGTTTGTAAATCACATATGCCTTTTTGTAACAATTTTATACTGTACATCATATCAACATCACTGATTAATTCCTGAAAACTCagcaatttctttcttttttttctttttttttttttttttgactacgCTGTGAGCCCGGATTACATTTTCTCAGTATGCAATATTCATTGAAGCAATGGCATTCTTTGCTCATTCAAACACAGTGACAAATTCAAACAACATGTACAGTTCGATGAATGGAAAGTCGGAAGGAAATTGTTATCATGAAGCATGTGCAGACAGACCACAGTAATGTACTGCTTTGTCCATAAAAATCTTATGCTACTTGGAAATTCAAGTGTACCAAAGTATCTTTGTCTCACAGTTGTCCCCATTGAGATGCACGTTGCATCATTCTACGGAGATTA encodes:
- the LOC115046592 gene encoding sodium- and chloride-dependent taurine transporter-like isoform X1, which codes for MKEIMAQKEKLQCLKDFHKDTLKPSPGKSPGTRPEDEAEGKVPQREKWASKLDFVLSVAGGFVGLGNVWRFPYLCYKNGGGAFLIPYFIFLFGGGLPVFFLEVALGQYTSEGGITCWAKLCPIFTGIGYASIVIVSLLNIYYIVILAWGLYYLFQCFQPELPWAKCKQPWNTEHCVEDTVRKNKTLWLAANVTNFTSPVTEFWEHNVLSISSGIEDIGPLKWDLALCLLAVWVICFFCIWKGVKSTGKVVYITATFPFVMLIVLLVRGVTLPGAAEGIKFYLYPNLTRLQDPEVWIDAGTQIFFSYAICLGAMTSLGSYNKYKYNCYRDCLLLGGLNSGTSFVSGFAIFSVLGFMAQEQGVDIADVAESGPGLAFIAYPKAVSMMPMPTLWAILFFIMLLLLGLDSQFVEVEGQITSIVDLYPSLLRKGYRREIFIAFMCFMSYILGLAMVTKGGMYVFQLFDYYAASGVCLLWVAFFECIAVAWVYGVDNFYDGIEDMIGYRPNPWMKWSWTIITPVLCMGCFVFSLVKYKPLTYNKVYEYPDWAIGLGWCLALTSMICIPMVMVIKILQSEGPLIERIKAVAAPAKSGVSSRPKEYNLKGSELTQPLDPNGNNGLIKPTHTIVETMMN
- the LOC115046592 gene encoding sodium- and chloride-dependent taurine transporter-like isoform X2, which produces MAQKEKLQCLKDFHKDTLKPSPGKSPGTRPEDEAEGKVPQREKWASKLDFVLSVAGGFVGLGNVWRFPYLCYKNGGGAFLIPYFIFLFGGGLPVFFLEVALGQYTSEGGITCWAKLCPIFTGIGYASIVIVSLLNIYYIVILAWGLYYLFQCFQPELPWAKCKQPWNTEHCVEDTVRKNKTLWLAANVTNFTSPVTEFWEHNVLSISSGIEDIGPLKWDLALCLLAVWVICFFCIWKGVKSTGKVVYITATFPFVMLIVLLVRGVTLPGAAEGIKFYLYPNLTRLQDPEVWIDAGTQIFFSYAICLGAMTSLGSYNKYKYNCYRDCLLLGGLNSGTSFVSGFAIFSVLGFMAQEQGVDIADVAESGPGLAFIAYPKAVSMMPMPTLWAILFFIMLLLLGLDSQFVEVEGQITSIVDLYPSLLRKGYRREIFIAFMCFMSYILGLAMVTKGGMYVFQLFDYYAASGVCLLWVAFFECIAVAWVYGVDNFYDGIEDMIGYRPNPWMKWSWTIITPVLCMGCFVFSLVKYKPLTYNKVYEYPDWAIGLGWCLALTSMICIPMVMVIKILQSEGPLIERIKAVAAPAKSGVSSRPKEYNLKGSELTQPLDPNGNNGLIKPTHTIVETMMN